A stretch of the Archangium violaceum genome encodes the following:
- a CDS encoding RidA family protein gives MPVTLINPDGLMKTDVYRQVAIATGTRQVHIAGQVAYDAEGQLVARGDLAGQVAQAYRNVAIALAAAGATFSDVVRLTFYVVDWKRELMPDFLAGIEKVSKELQLVPAPASLIGVSVLYEPGVLVEIEATAVVG, from the coding sequence ATGCCCGTAACCCTGATCAACCCCGATGGACTCATGAAGACCGACGTGTATCGACAGGTGGCGATTGCCACCGGCACCCGGCAGGTGCACATCGCAGGGCAGGTCGCGTATGACGCGGAGGGTCAGCTCGTCGCGCGGGGTGACCTGGCTGGACAGGTGGCGCAGGCCTACCGCAACGTCGCCATCGCCCTTGCGGCTGCCGGGGCGACGTTCAGCGACGTCGTCCGACTGACGTTCTATGTGGTCGACTGGAAGCGCGAGCTGATGCCCGACTTCCTTGCCGGCATCGAGAAGGTCTCCAAGGAGTTGCAGCTCGTGCCGGCGCCGGCATCGCTGATCGGGGTCTCTGTGCTCTACGAGCCGGGCGTCCTCGTCGAGATCGAAGCCACCGCGGTAGTGGGTTGA
- a CDS encoding cellulase family glycosylhydrolase, with product MKRSVLFLVLLLMSLVTPAGAAADRFWFDDAAVHVADGAFRDQYGREVVLRGFNVSGTAKLAEYRGLPFASTADARSSAAAMRRLTGANSVRFLLTWAWIEPEPRRIDIAYLDQVAEQISAFTDQGIRVHLDFHQDLYSRYLFNRDSWYTGDGAPEWVVRAGGYPRESCGLCFHWGQNMKNNNAVTAATYDFWHNREVTTSAGPIRIRDEFLYAAGEAMARVKSRLSADAFRLVVGVDPLNEPYAGRYDSGQDGIEWERDLLWPFHQQFRARMDQVGWADKPAFVEPLVFWNQNVDFFAEPGGFTDVPALGQRYVFNAHFYDGKAQSGVLMPGKASDGQYTGDFNKIRDRASALGTAGIVTEYGHPVDGNTSDKKSTVLKAMYQGLDSRLSGARWWASAASSGPVLSGSQWHWDVNYDRHHELMNDNPDKVRTDGDAMNDEHFSAVHVDDNGTAALTVDERLVDRLFPRAVAGTTAAFTYEDRARDGSTVLTWNKIPDTMPAVRALVGTGQFGVLVWRSNGGTAPTELHLPASFAPGATTVVSSLGSVRGVPAYTGAESVAAAAEPGVPGVNRLLLSTRDSNLHFALVTNGEGGESLEAAGAELAAWVSAAFGG from the coding sequence GTGAAGCGATCGGTGCTCTTCCTGGTGCTCCTGTTGATGTCGCTGGTGACGCCTGCCGGTGCGGCGGCGGACCGCTTCTGGTTCGACGACGCCGCGGTGCACGTCGCCGACGGCGCGTTCCGAGATCAGTACGGCCGTGAGGTGGTGCTGCGGGGGTTCAACGTCTCCGGCACGGCCAAGCTCGCCGAGTACCGGGGCCTGCCATTCGCGAGCACGGCCGACGCCCGGTCCTCCGCTGCGGCGATGCGGCGGCTGACCGGCGCGAACTCGGTCCGCTTCCTGCTCACCTGGGCGTGGATCGAACCCGAGCCCCGCCGCATCGACATCGCCTACCTGGACCAGGTGGCCGAACAGATCAGCGCGTTCACCGACCAGGGCATCCGTGTCCACCTGGACTTCCACCAGGACCTGTACTCGCGGTACCTGTTCAACCGCGACAGTTGGTACACCGGCGACGGCGCCCCGGAGTGGGTGGTGCGCGCGGGCGGCTACCCGCGCGAGTCATGCGGCCTGTGCTTCCACTGGGGCCAGAACATGAAGAACAACAACGCCGTCACCGCCGCCACCTACGACTTCTGGCACAACCGTGAGGTGACCACCTCCGCCGGGCCGATCCGCATCCGCGACGAGTTCCTGTACGCGGCCGGCGAAGCGATGGCGCGGGTGAAGTCGCGGCTGTCCGCCGACGCCTTCCGGCTCGTGGTGGGCGTCGATCCGCTCAACGAGCCCTACGCCGGCCGCTACGACTCCGGCCAGGACGGTATCGAGTGGGAGCGCGACCTGCTGTGGCCGTTCCACCAGCAGTTCCGGGCACGCATGGACCAGGTCGGCTGGGCGGACAAGCCCGCGTTCGTCGAGCCGCTGGTGTTCTGGAACCAGAACGTCGACTTCTTCGCCGAACCCGGCGGGTTCACCGACGTGCCGGCGCTCGGGCAGCGCTACGTGTTCAACGCGCACTTCTACGACGGCAAGGCCCAGTCCGGCGTGCTGATGCCCGGCAAGGCCAGCGACGGGCAGTACACCGGTGACTTCAACAAGATCCGCGACCGCGCGAGTGCCCTGGGCACGGCGGGCATCGTGACCGAGTACGGGCACCCGGTCGACGGCAACACCTCCGACAAGAAGTCCACCGTGCTCAAGGCCATGTACCAGGGCCTCGACTCGCGCCTGTCCGGCGCGCGGTGGTGGGCGTCGGCCGCGTCGTCCGGTCCGGTGCTATCGGGCAGCCAGTGGCACTGGGACGTCAACTACGACCGGCACCACGAGCTGATGAACGACAACCCCGACAAGGTTCGCACCGACGGAGACGCGATGAACGATGAGCACTTCTCCGCCGTGCACGTCGATGACAACGGCACCGCCGCCCTGACCGTGGACGAACGCCTGGTGGACCGGCTGTTCCCGCGCGCCGTGGCGGGCACGACGGCGGCGTTCACCTACGAGGACCGGGCGCGCGACGGCAGCACCGTGCTGACGTGGAACAAGATTCCCGACACGATGCCCGCGGTGCGCGCACTGGTTGGTACGGGGCAGTTCGGCGTGCTGGTGTGGCGGTCCAACGGCGGCACGGCGCCCACCGAACTGCACCTGCCCGCGTCGTTCGCGCCGGGCGCGACGACGGTGGTGAGCTCGCTCGGCTCGGTCAGGGGTGTGCCCGCGTACACCGGCGCCGAGTCGGTGGCCGCGGCGGCGGAACCGGGTGTCCCGGGCGTGAACCGGCTCCTGCTCTCGACACGGGACTCCAACCTCCACTTCGCGCTGGTGACCAACGGCGAGGGTGGCGAGTCATTGGAGGCAGCAGGGGCGGAACTGGCGGCGTGGGTGTCGGCTGCGTTCGGAGGCTGA
- a CDS encoding RICIN domain-containing protein: protein MKTKGLLRCLALGMTVFLSDPAHATSGSFSTFTYNIAGLPEVLSSATSARQDATERISCYVKQFDFVNVQEDFNYHAALYDTCDDHPYRSPTSGGAGIGSGLNSMSRFPYMDWERVSWNNCNGVDCLTPKGFTIARTRLAEGVYVDIYNLHTQAQIEDADLVARREDILQILGYIETHSAGNAVIVMGDTNTRYTRSGDNMWEFLRRGFTDVWVSKVRHGDVPAEGTAALVCSPAYTSPNCEVVDKVLFRDNGFVGLQALSFLIPTDTQNAAGEELSDHRGIKTTWSYSTASNRQLSDVWGGPHGIAFNDVYSLPDNPAVSTLTIRSGNRVDRVEVTLSNGYIFSHGGTGGTESSLPLASNEYLTSLYLCSGSYNNTTRIFYTRFTTSAGRSLAGGKATSNCTTYTAPSGWQIVGFHGRAGDEVDKLGVVYAPQVSKPAAAIYHQFVNRNSGRCLGISNGTMANGTQVQQWACDGGDWQKWSYDARSGLIRSKKDPRYCLDNGGSFSNGARIQLWTCNGNANQRFTVDTAAGTVRMRTHPEQALEVYNLGTADGANVDTWTFWGGPGQLWNLTP, encoded by the coding sequence ATGAAAACGAAGGGTCTTCTTCGATGTCTCGCGTTGGGCATGACAGTCTTTCTGAGCGACCCGGCCCACGCAACCAGCGGCTCCTTCAGCACGTTCACCTACAATATTGCCGGCCTGCCGGAGGTGCTTTCCAGCGCCACCAGCGCCCGCCAGGATGCCACGGAGAGAATCAGCTGCTACGTCAAGCAGTTTGACTTCGTCAACGTGCAGGAAGACTTCAATTATCACGCGGCACTCTACGACACCTGCGATGACCACCCATATCGCTCCCCCACCAGCGGAGGGGCCGGTATCGGCAGTGGCCTCAACTCGATGAGCCGCTTCCCCTACATGGATTGGGAGCGCGTTTCCTGGAACAACTGCAATGGGGTTGACTGCCTGACCCCCAAGGGCTTCACGATCGCGCGGACCCGCCTGGCTGAGGGCGTGTATGTGGACATCTACAACCTGCACACGCAGGCCCAGATAGAAGACGCGGATCTGGTCGCGCGCCGCGAGGACATCCTGCAGATTCTCGGGTACATCGAGACGCACTCCGCCGGCAATGCCGTGATTGTGATGGGGGACACCAACACACGCTACACCCGCAGTGGCGACAACATGTGGGAGTTCCTGCGGCGCGGTTTCACGGATGTCTGGGTCAGCAAGGTCCGCCATGGCGACGTACCCGCCGAGGGGACCGCAGCCCTGGTCTGCTCGCCGGCCTACACCAGTCCCAACTGCGAGGTGGTGGACAAGGTACTCTTCCGTGACAATGGCTTCGTCGGCTTGCAGGCGCTCTCCTTCCTGATCCCCACGGACACCCAGAACGCGGCGGGTGAGGAGCTTTCCGACCATCGTGGCATCAAGACGACCTGGAGCTATTCCACCGCCTCGAACCGGCAGCTCAGCGACGTATGGGGCGGCCCGCATGGCATCGCGTTCAACGATGTGTACAGCCTGCCGGACAATCCCGCGGTGAGCACGCTCACGATTCGCAGCGGCAATCGCGTGGATCGCGTGGAGGTCACGCTCAGCAATGGCTACATCTTCTCCCACGGGGGCACGGGGGGCACGGAGAGCTCCCTGCCGCTGGCCAGCAATGAGTACCTGACCTCCCTGTATCTGTGCTCCGGGAGCTACAACAACACCACACGTATCTTCTACACCCGGTTCACCACCAGCGCTGGCCGCAGTCTGGCGGGTGGGAAGGCCACATCCAACTGCACGACGTACACCGCCCCCAGTGGCTGGCAGATCGTCGGCTTCCATGGCCGTGCGGGGGATGAAGTCGACAAGCTGGGAGTCGTGTATGCACCACAGGTTTCCAAGCCAGCGGCGGCTATCTACCACCAGTTCGTCAATCGCAACTCGGGCCGATGCCTGGGCATCAGCAACGGCACCATGGCCAATGGCACCCAGGTGCAGCAATGGGCCTGCGATGGCGGCGACTGGCAGAAGTGGAGCTACGACGCCAGATCCGGCCTGATCCGCAGCAAGAAGGATCCTCGCTACTGCCTGGACAACGGTGGCTCATTCTCGAATGGCGCCAGAATCCAGCTCTGGACGTGTAACGGCAATGCAAACCAGCGGTTCACGGTGGACACCGCCGCGGGCACGGTCCGGATGCGCACCCATCCGGAACAGGCGCTGGAGGTGTACAACCTCGGCACCGCTGACGGGGCCAACGTCGATACGTGGACCTTCTGGGGTGGCCCAGGCCAGCTCTGGAACCTGACTCCCTGA
- a CDS encoding GNAT family N-acetyltransferase, with amino-acid sequence MDRTSAAIVVRDYRPEDVDALMDLFRTAVLQVARRDYTEAQVRAWAGRMDRERWLERLAARPTFVAEIGGQIAGFSDLEPDGHIDMLFVHADHQGRGVAAALFDHILARAKAAGLRRLYTEASLTARPFFERRGFTLIAAQDVPVAGEVLRNFRMELGGADSERSWRSPHVRPQRRHLQGSDKET; translated from the coding sequence ATGGATCGGACCTCCGCCGCCATCGTCGTGCGTGACTACCGCCCCGAGGATGTGGACGCACTGATGGACCTGTTCCGCACCGCGGTGCTCCAGGTGGCGCGACGCGACTACACCGAAGCCCAGGTGCGGGCCTGGGCCGGGCGGATGGACCGGGAGCGCTGGCTCGAGCGCCTGGCCGCCAGGCCCACCTTCGTCGCCGAGATAGGCGGACAGATCGCCGGATTCAGCGACCTGGAGCCTGACGGCCACATCGATATGCTGTTCGTGCACGCGGACCATCAAGGGCGGGGCGTCGCCGCGGCGCTGTTCGACCACATCCTGGCCCGCGCGAAGGCGGCGGGCCTCAGGCGCCTCTACACCGAGGCCAGCCTCACCGCCCGGCCCTTCTTCGAGCGCCGTGGCTTCACGCTCATCGCGGCGCAGGACGTGCCCGTCGCCGGGGAGGTGCTGCGCAACTTCCGGATGGAGCTGGGAGGGGCGGATTCCGAGAGGTCGTGGAGGAGCCCCCACGTTCGACCCCAACGCAGACACCTCCAGGGGTCGGACAAGGAAACCTGA
- a CDS encoding S41 family peptidase yields MTLWFRMMSLALLVMLAACGKDGTDDGGGAPPPAETLEGSWTTEGYGFTFRFQGDTVTLYETTAVSCLKISEGPLEDGVLPELGMRFRLEGDRLVIDNGGTLFITGRRTPFPEVCTRVMPPPDDPVFNFEVFWRTFAEHYPFFDLHGVDWNARYETFRPRVSAATTDAELFSLLSELLEPLEDAHIGLEAGEWRFNPKPPPEWVEAYGARVEQYLLEHYHGGPGVTVTGGGMLAYQSLDERVGYIHIAAMAGFSEGEQEEEVDAEAAGRAMDEALAALADKEALVIDVRFNIGGYDSTSLAIASRFADRERLAFTKKTRAGEGFTPSREYRFAPAGARQFTRPVYLLTSNLTVSAGEIFTMAMGTLPHVNVVGERTTGAHSDILPRHLPNGWAFSLSNQVYTAPDGQVYERVGLPPDVELPLDAPALVEGSDRILEEALRLAATPGASRMLH; encoded by the coding sequence ATGACCCTGTGGTTTCGGATGATGTCGCTGGCGCTGCTCGTGATGCTGGCCGCGTGTGGGAAGGACGGGACTGACGATGGCGGAGGAGCACCCCCGCCCGCGGAGACGCTGGAGGGGAGTTGGACCACCGAGGGCTATGGCTTCACCTTCCGCTTCCAGGGCGACACGGTGACGCTCTACGAGACCACCGCGGTGAGCTGTCTGAAGATCTCCGAGGGACCCCTGGAGGACGGAGTCCTGCCCGAGCTCGGGATGCGCTTCCGGCTCGAGGGAGACAGGCTCGTCATCGACAATGGAGGAACGCTCTTCATCACCGGGCGGCGTACCCCCTTCCCGGAGGTCTGCACCCGGGTGATGCCCCCGCCGGATGACCCCGTGTTCAACTTCGAGGTGTTCTGGCGCACCTTCGCCGAGCACTATCCCTTCTTCGACCTCCACGGGGTCGACTGGAATGCCCGTTATGAGACGTTCCGGCCTCGTGTCTCGGCCGCGACCACGGATGCCGAGCTCTTCTCCCTCCTGTCCGAGCTGCTCGAGCCTCTCGAGGACGCACACATCGGGCTCGAGGCGGGCGAGTGGCGCTTCAACCCCAAACCGCCTCCCGAGTGGGTCGAGGCGTATGGCGCGCGGGTCGAGCAATACCTGCTCGAGCACTACCACGGAGGGCCAGGTGTCACGGTGACGGGCGGCGGGATGCTGGCCTATCAATCCCTCGACGAGCGCGTCGGGTACATCCACATCGCGGCCATGGCCGGATTCAGCGAGGGCGAGCAAGAGGAGGAAGTTGACGCGGAGGCGGCCGGCCGTGCCATGGACGAGGCGCTGGCGGCGCTCGCCGACAAGGAGGCCCTCGTCATCGACGTGCGCTTCAATATAGGGGGCTACGACTCCACCTCGCTGGCCATCGCCAGCCGCTTCGCCGACAGGGAGCGGCTCGCCTTCACCAAGAAGACTCGCGCGGGAGAGGGCTTCACGCCGTCACGGGAGTACCGCTTCGCCCCTGCGGGTGCGCGTCAGTTCACCAGGCCGGTCTACCTCCTCACGAGCAACCTGACCGTGAGCGCGGGGGAGATCTTCACCATGGCGATGGGAACGCTCCCGCATGTCAACGTCGTGGGCGAGAGGACGACGGGCGCTCACTCCGACATCCTTCCCAGGCACCTGCCGAACGGCTGGGCCTTCAGCCTGTCGAATCAGGTGTACACCGCGCCTGACGGACAGGTGTACGAGCGGGTCGGGCTCCCTCCGGACGTGGAGCTTCCGCTCGACGCGCCGGCTCTGGTCGAGGGCTCGGACCGCATCCTCGAGGAGGCGCTCCGGCTCGCGGCGACGCCAGGGGCTTCGCGGATGCTCCATTAG
- a CDS encoding GntR family transcriptional regulator — protein MTAPSRIPGPVSEPTLASAVVDRIRSDILRGVLPPGEKLRLEHLAPRYDVGRTPLREACCRLASEGLVTIEDQRGFRVAPISRADLLDLTRARQQIEAIALRAAIAHGDIAWEGEVTAALHRLLRIAPASDSGALDEAWESEHARFHKTLLSACGSPWLLKFHATLFDQSERYRRLSLAYGRVERDIDGEHTALVRATLARDAERACALLIEHIARTTELVLAGHPGLRSADSSSEELSTKTRSTSGKGMTS, from the coding sequence ATGACTGCTCCGTCTCGCATCCCTGGCCCGGTATCCGAACCCACGCTCGCGTCGGCGGTCGTGGATCGGATTCGCAGCGACATCCTTCGTGGGGTGTTGCCACCGGGCGAGAAACTGAGGCTCGAACATCTGGCGCCTCGCTACGACGTCGGGCGGACGCCGCTGCGCGAGGCCTGCTGCCGCCTGGCGTCCGAAGGGCTCGTCACCATCGAGGACCAACGCGGCTTCCGGGTGGCGCCGATCTCTCGCGCCGACCTGCTGGACCTGACGAGGGCCCGCCAACAGATCGAAGCCATCGCGCTGCGCGCGGCGATCGCACACGGAGACATCGCGTGGGAAGGCGAGGTCACCGCGGCCCTCCACCGCCTCCTCCGAATAGCCCCGGCCTCGGACAGCGGGGCACTCGACGAAGCCTGGGAGAGCGAACACGCGCGCTTCCACAAGACCCTGCTCAGCGCGTGCGGCTCGCCCTGGCTCCTCAAGTTCCATGCGACCTTGTTCGACCAGAGCGAGCGCTACCGCCGCCTCTCCCTGGCCTATGGCAGGGTCGAGCGAGACATCGACGGAGAGCACACCGCCCTCGTGCGAGCCACCCTGGCTCGCGACGCGGAGCGCGCCTGCGCCCTCCTGATCGAACACATCGCGAGGACGACCGAGCTCGTCCTCGCCGGCCATCCAGGACTGCGCTCCGCCGACTCCTCCTCCGAGGAGTTGTCGACAAAAACCAGAAGTACCTCCGGAAAGGGAATGACGTCGTGA
- a CDS encoding fumarylacetoacetate hydrolase family protein, with translation MRIASILVNDVPALGVRTPNGMVDVTSLDPSVGSSLRGLLERGPGVLKALAGRAAEAPERYRLDALAFRYRPLVPEPGKILCLGLNYVAHASEAAYEAPRYPVVFTRVPSSLLAHDAPLAVPTCSEQLDYEAELAVVVGRPGRNIPRDRALEWVAGYTLFNDGSIRDYQKRTHQWTLGKNFDGTGALGPELVTPDELPEGAKGLRIQMRVGGELVQDASTSDMLFDVATVLAELSEVMTLLPGDVIAMGTPSGVGAARVPPRYLRAGDVCEVSVERLGVLRNPVINAGREEV, from the coding sequence ATGCGGATTGCTTCGATTCTCGTGAACGATGTGCCGGCACTGGGCGTGCGAACGCCGAACGGGATGGTCGACGTGACCTCCCTCGATCCATCAGTCGGAAGCTCGCTTCGCGGCCTGCTCGAGCGTGGACCCGGCGTGCTGAAGGCCCTGGCGGGTCGCGCGGCCGAGGCACCCGAGCGGTACCGGCTCGATGCCTTGGCTTTCCGCTACCGGCCGCTCGTGCCGGAGCCGGGCAAGATCCTCTGCCTCGGACTGAACTACGTCGCGCATGCGTCGGAGGCGGCCTACGAGGCGCCTCGCTACCCGGTGGTGTTCACGCGTGTGCCGTCGAGTCTTCTCGCGCACGATGCGCCGCTCGCGGTGCCCACGTGCTCGGAGCAGCTCGATTACGAAGCCGAGCTCGCGGTGGTGGTGGGGCGTCCGGGGCGCAACATTCCACGGGACCGGGCGCTGGAGTGGGTCGCGGGATACACGCTCTTCAACGATGGTTCGATTCGCGATTATCAGAAGCGCACCCATCAGTGGACGCTCGGGAAGAACTTCGACGGCACGGGCGCCCTCGGCCCCGAGCTCGTGACACCCGACGAACTGCCGGAGGGCGCCAAGGGACTCCGCATCCAGATGCGCGTCGGAGGCGAGCTCGTGCAGGACGCGAGCACGTCGGACATGCTCTTCGATGTCGCCACCGTCCTCGCCGAGCTCTCCGAGGTCATGACGCTTCTACCGGGGGATGTGATCGCGATGGGCACGCCGAGCGGTGTCGGCGCTGCGCGAGTGCCGCCGCGCTATCTCCGTGCCGGGGACGTGTGCGAGGTCTCGGTCGAGCGGCTCGGTGTGCTGAGGAACCCTGTCATCAACGCGGGGAGGGAGGAAGTATGA
- a CDS encoding VOC family protein, whose amino-acid sequence MNIRAKLPSRLHHTAYVTRDLEATRKFYEDVIGLPLVATWCESDELFGATRTYCHVFFELGDGSALAFFQFEKPSDQELFGPKMPPSPFHHIALNVDPETQKEMEQRLRAAGYTEPGMYVLEHGYCRSLYVKDPNGMIVEFAYDNPDAVKPEVVQERRAHAHRELARWLAGDRTSNNVFR is encoded by the coding sequence ATGAACATACGAGCGAAACTGCCGAGCCGGCTTCATCACACGGCCTACGTGACCAGGGATCTCGAAGCGACGCGGAAGTTCTATGAGGATGTGATTGGCCTGCCGCTCGTCGCGACCTGGTGTGAATCGGACGAGCTCTTCGGCGCCACCCGCACCTATTGCCATGTGTTCTTCGAGCTCGGCGACGGGAGTGCGCTTGCGTTCTTCCAATTCGAGAAGCCGTCGGATCAAGAGCTCTTCGGACCGAAGATGCCTCCTTCTCCGTTCCACCACATCGCGCTGAACGTCGATCCGGAGACCCAGAAGGAGATGGAGCAACGTCTGCGAGCCGCTGGTTATACCGAGCCCGGGATGTACGTGCTCGAGCACGGTTACTGCCGGTCGCTCTACGTCAAGGACCCGAATGGAATGATCGTCGAGTTCGCGTACGACAATCCGGACGCCGTGAAGCCCGAGGTGGTGCAGGAGCGCCGTGCCCATGCGCACCGGGAGCTGGCGCGCTGGCTCGCGGGTGATCGCACCTCGAACAACGTGTTCCGGTGA
- a CDS encoding polysaccharide deacetylase family protein, translated as MLDILARHGIAAHFFVLGKHLGSDEGRHLVERARDEGHLIGNHSFTHAVPLGEDARPDAVEEEIAATDALLSPLVPPPKRFRPFGGGGRLGPHLLNQRAVDHLIAHGYSCVLWNSVPGDWLDPEGWPEKALADCVTRPHTLLVLHDIPNACLQGLDGFLHKARALGLRFTTACPPDCVPIVDGRVMGDLGGLVATGSH; from the coding sequence GTGCTCGACATCCTGGCGAGGCATGGAATCGCCGCGCACTTCTTCGTATTGGGGAAGCACCTCGGTTCGGATGAGGGGCGGCACCTCGTCGAGCGTGCACGTGACGAGGGACACCTCATCGGGAATCACTCCTTCACGCACGCCGTACCACTTGGCGAGGATGCACGCCCGGACGCAGTGGAGGAGGAGATCGCCGCCACCGACGCGCTCCTCTCCCCGTTGGTGCCGCCGCCGAAGAGGTTCCGCCCCTTTGGCGGCGGAGGCCGACTGGGCCCACACCTCCTGAATCAGCGCGCGGTCGATCATCTGATCGCCCATGGGTACTCGTGCGTTCTCTGGAACAGTGTTCCAGGCGACTGGCTCGATCCCGAAGGATGGCCGGAGAAGGCGCTCGCGGATTGCGTGACCCGCCCTCACACGCTGCTGGTCTTGCACGACATCCCGAATGCCTGTCTCCAGGGACTCGATGGATTTCTCCACAAGGCCAGGGCGCTGGGCCTGCGTTTCACCACGGCGTGTCCGCCGGACTGTGTTCCCATTGTAGACGGACGCGTCATGGGTGACCTCGGAGGGCTCGTAGCGACCGGCTCACATTGA
- a CDS encoding L,D-transpeptidase: MEWRDKRKRKGRSWLALAGVLLGLGLPESRADSVEPPGRVLPGPSLERWYEGRREEAQEEPRPGAEGGKLVLQGARGKVALATELSSPIFDSVGRGRAVIGGARRGNTLRVLRRAGKSRCYESPKRGRWYELEGGGYVCDARSFRVTLPPVEPVDQLQPDLSEVLPYRYARVSNKGAPRLSRLPTAREARLLDQRHARVRPVVERMAGDYFVALGEVEDVAGERFYRTARQHYVREKDLEILVPPAMHGERLGEEGHRLPLAFVYGGDAPLHCREGGAWKVCGVARKHARFEALETFEHGGRQLVRGEGDVAVEAHSLRMARRVERPAEVPAGEKWLHVDLSEQTLVAYEGDTPVYATLVSTGRKGFTTPTGLYRTTRKWLTRTMRGRDPVDGIYDVEEVPWVMYYLRGYAVHGAYWHDDFGKVRSHGCTNVAPIDMRWLYEWSSLRVPEGWHGTNEGPGTWMYFTR, translated from the coding sequence ATGGAGTGGCGAGACAAGAGGAAGAGGAAGGGCCGATCCTGGCTGGCGCTGGCCGGAGTGTTGCTGGGGCTTGGGTTGCCCGAGTCCCGCGCGGACTCGGTGGAGCCTCCCGGGCGGGTGCTGCCAGGGCCCTCGCTGGAGCGGTGGTACGAGGGAAGGCGGGAGGAGGCCCAGGAGGAGCCGCGGCCGGGCGCGGAGGGCGGGAAGCTGGTGCTCCAGGGAGCGCGCGGGAAGGTGGCGCTCGCCACCGAGCTGAGCTCGCCCATCTTCGACTCCGTGGGCCGCGGGCGCGCCGTCATCGGTGGTGCCCGCCGGGGCAACACGCTGCGCGTGCTCCGCAGGGCCGGGAAGTCCCGGTGCTACGAGAGCCCGAAGCGGGGGCGCTGGTACGAGCTGGAGGGCGGCGGCTACGTGTGCGATGCCCGGAGCTTCCGCGTCACCCTGCCGCCGGTGGAGCCGGTGGATCAGCTCCAGCCGGACCTGTCCGAGGTGCTGCCGTACCGCTACGCGCGCGTGAGCAACAAGGGGGCGCCGCGGCTTTCGAGGCTGCCCACCGCGCGGGAGGCTCGCCTGCTGGACCAGCGCCATGCACGAGTGCGGCCCGTGGTGGAGCGCATGGCGGGCGACTACTTCGTCGCGTTGGGCGAGGTGGAGGACGTGGCAGGCGAGCGCTTCTACCGCACGGCTCGCCAGCACTACGTGCGGGAGAAGGACCTGGAGATATTGGTCCCACCGGCGATGCATGGGGAGCGATTGGGCGAGGAGGGACACCGGCTGCCGCTGGCCTTCGTCTATGGCGGGGACGCACCCCTCCACTGCCGCGAGGGCGGTGCGTGGAAGGTGTGCGGCGTGGCGCGCAAGCACGCGCGCTTCGAGGCCCTGGAGACGTTCGAGCACGGAGGGCGCCAGCTCGTCCGGGGCGAGGGGGACGTCGCCGTCGAGGCCCACTCGCTGCGCATGGCCCGGCGCGTGGAGCGGCCGGCCGAGGTGCCCGCCGGGGAGAAGTGGCTCCACGTCGACCTGAGCGAGCAGACGCTGGTGGCCTACGAGGGGGACACGCCCGTCTATGCAACGCTCGTCTCCACCGGGCGCAAGGGCTTCACCACGCCGACGGGCCTCTACCGCACCACCCGCAAGTGGCTCACCCGCACCATGCGCGGGAGGGACCCCGTGGACGGCATCTACGACGTCGAGGAGGTGCCCTGGGTGATGTACTACCTGCGCGGCTACGCCGTGCATGGCGCCTACTGGCATGACGACTTCGGCAAGGTGCGCAGCCACGGCTGCACCAACGTGGCCCCCATCGATATGCGCTGGCTCTACGAGTGGTCTTCGCTCCGCGTGCCGGAAGGTTGGCACGGCACCAACGAGGGCCCGGGCACGTGGATGTACTTCACCCGGTAG